TAACACCGGTGCGTCTtcagggggcgattttttgcccttCCTGAAGGGCCAACGGCTTGAGATGCCCTAACCAGGAGTGAAGTCAAGTAAAGCAGCAAACCAACCTCTTGCTGCAACCGCACGCCCAAATTCATGCGACCAAGATTTGACTATGGACCAAACACTTCcttcttccctttttcaagatggaAACACGTTCGTGTTGAGCGCTTTCATGAAACTATAAGCAAAGCCAGACCAAAATCCAGTGCCACATAAGACTCACACGGCGACATCATGTTGTAATCCAATTCGAAGAGCGGCATGTGTAACAAGGCTAGTCACAGTGGGAGTAATTTAGGCAGTAATATAGCGCACCTCGAGAATTTTTTGCTTatatggcaagtagttaatgagaagtagtaatataatatgttactgtaacatagcgttttTCAAGAtaacatgagtctacaagctatTAAATAAGGTCACATATGACGCTAGTACTATATTACTTTGtattatgaaggtagtaatttagactagtgtcatgcatatgacattaatttaagttactcaccactatgaccagcctaacaaACGCCGATTATCAGTCGGCAATCTTGCACAGATCACGACACATGCGTCGTAGTAGCACCAGCAGTGCCGTGGAGAGGGGGGAGCGCATGTGTTTCACCTGCTGCTGGAAGCATAAACAAAAAATAGTGCGTACTCGTACAAAAAGAGGAGGAAGCAGCAGAGAACGACGAGCTAGTGGACCACGGCGAGGGAGGCCAGGCCCAGCCACGTGAGAGCCCGCCCGGAAAGCGGAGGCGAGGCACGCGGGAAAGTGCGGAAATTTTGTAGCGACGCCGGGCGCGGGCGAGCCGTGCCGCGCCTCGTGCGTACGCGGGCGGCGGGGGATACGGTTTTCGATCTCTCCTTTCGATTCCGCCCGCCCGCGCGCGGGCCAGGCCAGACCCGCCAAACCGCGCCCCCCCGGTGGTGCGTGAGCGGAGCGGTGACCTCAGGCACGAGGACGCTGCCACTGCTCTGAACGGCGGCAGGGTGGTCATCATGAACACGCGTACTGCTGCTAGATGCCCAGCAGCTTCTTCTCCCGGCAGCAGTACACCGAATTTAGCGCCATGTTCATCTCCTCGCGGTTTGAAATTTTCATGAGCTTCCCTGCCACGCCCCTTCTCTTGACCCAAGGTTCGAAACAAACTAGAGTGTTTGTCTGAATTTTGACAGTGATTTCCGGAGTAGTTTTAGGCGTGCCAATCTGAACAGCTGAAGACAGTGCTTCCTGGAGCTATCACAGGCAGCTAGCTGGTTGTTGTGAGATAAAATTGACATCTACTATTGTTTTCTGGGGCAAACAAATTGACATCTACTTGGTCTTGTCTCCAATTTGGAACGACTAGTCTCCAGTTTGGCAGCCGACACACCCGCGTCATATCTTCACGCACTTGGTCTCAGGACCCGGCGCCCGCAGAATTATTTTATCACAATCTCGCTAACCGCTTCTAAAAAGACGACTCATCATGGCAATTAACTACTCAACCAACTGCCCATAACCATAAGCTATCTTCCTTTACCAACTATTAATATGGTGTTTGCCAATCATGCGTTGGTCAAGCTTGAAATGCATTTTTGTTTTTGCGCGTTCCACTTGGAACATTTCCTGCTGTACAGACAGGTACTACAGGTTGAAATAATTATCACGACAACCAAGAAACTCTAATATGGTACTACtgtgattttatttatttatttttgtagaAATCAACTTGATTCTGTCAATGCTTTGCACTGCTGTAGCAAACAGTAGTGCTTAAGGTTTACAGCTCATGCTCACGGCGAGCTCATGCCTTACGAGATCACGCTGAAGCATAGAAGTGGGGTCATCCAAGTTCCAACCATGAGTTTGCTGACTGTTTGCCAAGTCTCGTCATGTTACTTTCGAGACTGGACTCGATCCTATCCTTGAGAGAACAGCATATGCTTAATATTTTCTTTAAGGGCAGCAAAGTTGACTGCAACAATTAGGAAAGCTGACTTTCTGAACTCTTAAGACAAACAAGTAGAGTCAATGAGTCGAAATCGTGCAAATTGAGTTGCACGCTGTAATTCACTACGCGTTTTAAGGTGTGGAAAAATAGTCAAGTCAAATAGGTTAGGTAAAAAATTTACATATCTCGGGTTAAACGGATGGTCCTCCTTTTGCTCATTGGCGCAGAGCCAATGTAGACAAACCGAACTTGACCTGGGAAATCCGACTGAAGAACTTCTAGTAGTACGACCGAGAGCGGCCAATTTCCTttttctctgtgtgtgtgtgagatgcAAAAAATTGCACTCTCAAAAGTCAAAAGGCGGGAACAGTTCAAAACAGGAAGACCGCGAGTTACTGGATCATTTACTGGGGGTGGCAACCAGTGAAGTTTATCATACCAACTTTACCAGGCAAGAGACATAACAGAGGACCTAAGTGACCCATAGGAATACACTGAGAGTACCCAGCATTCAAATTTGGAAATAAGCTGCATAGCACAAGTTAAGCTGACAAACATTTTCTTTCTGAACTTTGACACAACAGGTAAGCAACTCTTGAGGCAACACTGTTTTTCCACAGGAACACGGGGTAACTTCAACAACAAACTATGGGGATAACTCATGCCTGTATACCCTAACTTCAGAGCTTGTGTCTTGCAAGATCGCACCAAACGAGAGCAGTAGAGTCGTTAGAGGTTCCCAACACAAGCTTGATACCGTTCCTTCCAATGGTCTTGACTTGTTCCCTCAGAGGTTGGACTTGATCCTATCCATGGAAacagagtagagataaaacattaGAGTGGCGAAGTTGACCTGCCCAAGACCAAAAACGTATTCATAATACTGAACTGGAGTATAATATAAACAATTAGCCAATATGTTCATCTTCTACAAACACGTTCATGCTCAGAATTCTCCCTTGCGTGTTATCTCAAAGTCAACTAAAGGCAAACTGAAATTGGATAGCACTAAATTTCATATATGACCTAAAATGGTAGAAGAAATGTAAGTGACATGCCAGGTCTGAAGGTGATACTGCTATTTCCAAATTGAATATATGCAATTCTTCTACAGATTCGCATGAAAACTGAACCTACTTTAATGTAAGTAACTGAACAGACGAAGAAATGTAAATATTTTCCCTTCAATAGAAAAACGTAGCCTGCACCTTTTTCTAGTGGGGGAAACAAGCCTCAAGAATCAATATTTCTGCATCCTTTGATGCTCTTCTCAGCTTCAGGAGATTTTTTAGGACAGTTCTGTCCAATCCCTTGTCGATTATTCCCACTTTTCTTAACACTGGTGCATCTTCAAGTAAAAGTTTCAAGAAGCCAAACTCCGCAAAGGAGCCAGTGAAGTCGAACAAACCAACTACTTCAACGTTCTGGAAGAGACAGACATCACGGTCTATTGATTCCCAGAAATGCACTCTTGGTACCATGGAATTCCTGGAAATGAGCTGCAAAGTACAGACTGTAAAATTGAGCAAGGGTCCAATGGAAATTTATGATATGTAGCAAGTCAGAAGATTTCATCATCTGTACCTTTAGTTTGAAAAATCGCAGGTTGGGGGCATGCTGAAATAAGTACAAGGCAAAATTTGCTTCCTTGAGATCACCGAGATTGATCTCCAGGCTTATCTCTGTCAGCCGGTTGAATAATTTTGGCTGCTTGAGAATCAGAAATTCACGTTCTACGCACTGAAATGGCAATAGGCCCCCAAACATAATAAGAAACAGTGAAATAATAAGCACTAAGCGAAAACTTTGCCATCACAGTTTCTTACCTCAAGGATGTGTCCATGAAACCTAATAGTCTCAACATCTGAAAGAGAAGCAATAAATGGAGAAAGATTGAAGTTGCATCTGGTTGTCGAAGCACCATCTGTGTCAGAACTCAGTTCCAGTCTGATCCATACGGAAGTAAGATAAGGAGCATGCAGATTGAGGTGTGTAAACCAGCCTTCAATTTTTAGCACCTTGAGCTTTGTTGAACGAATATTTATATTGGATTGGCTGCACAATCCACGAATATTAAGTTTCTCCAAATTCGGGCAACTCGCTACTAAATCCCCTAAACTGTTTCCTTCCACGGTAACATATTCTAGACGAAGAGTATGCAATTGTTTGAAGCCTTTAGATGGAGGTGGCAAATGTAAACTAGTGAAAACACAAGCTCGCAGATACACATATTCTAGTTCATCGCAGGAGAAAAAACTAGACGGGACCTTGTAACTGTCACGTATACTTGTCTGAAGTTGAATCTCCTTAATCTTATTTCTTGACAGCATAAGCATCCAACGGTAAAGGTGTCCTCCAGTGGATACCATTTCATTCGCTACGGTATTCAGGCAAAACTTCAGAATTGGGCCGTTGTGGAGGAAGAGAAACATATCAGTGAACTTAAGAAATCTGCGGTCATCGTCTGCACTATCATTTCCTGAAGCGAAATCAGCTCTCCTGAACATCAGTTCGGTCATTGAAGCCCATGTGTACCTCCAAGTCCTTGACAAGAGGCATGTTCCAACAGCTTCTTTTATTGGCAGACAACAAAGGATTTTGTCTCTGAGAGCTTCGGGTAGATTGCTGATGATATCTTCATCCACAACAGACTTACATATCTTCGTTGGGGAACTCCCATGGTCCATTTGGTACACTTTTACTGTGAGAGCCTGCATGTAATGTGGCACAAGATAACCTATTAATCTCTAACATGCCACACATTATAAATGGGACACTAGAAAGGGGAGCAAGAGGAGACAGTCCGGAATTGGATGCATTCCTCCTCTTGATATGATATTCTATTGTACTGAAAAGATGTACAAAACATGTTTTAAGGAAGTAACGCCATATGAGAAATTTCACATCTCCACATGACAATTCATAGTAATCAGGCGAGCATTTCTGTTAAACACCCAGAAAAGGTTAATTCGCACCACTTTAATTAATTGGACATCGCAACATAATTTGCACCCCATTGTTGGTATAGACTCGTGAAATGATTCATATTACGATTCTCGGTTAAACACTTCATATATCCAGGTGGAATGAGCCATTGAAGTTGTCACTGTTCTAATTTCTGTTTTACCTACCTAAAGACGGAGCGAAGCCAAAGCGAGAGACGATAGGGCCTCACCTAGGGTTGGGGCAGCTGCCTCCGATATCTTCCTGTCCCCCGCTCTTGTTGGTTTTCGGTTGCTT
The sequence above is a segment of the Triticum dicoccoides isolate Atlit2015 ecotype Zavitan chromosome 1A, WEW_v2.0, whole genome shotgun sequence genome. Coding sequences within it:
- the LOC119279365 gene encoding F-box/FBD/LRR-repeat protein At1g13570-like, with the translated sequence MDHGSSPTKICKSVVDEDIISNLPEALRDKILCCLPIKEAVGTCLLSRTWRYTWASMTELMFRRADFASGNDSADDDRRFLKFTDMFLFLHNGPILKFCLNTVANEMVSTGGHLYRWMLMLSRNKIKEIQLQTSIRDSYKVPSSFFSCDELEYVYLRACVFTSLHLPPPSKGFKQLHTLRLEYVTVEGNSLGDLVASCPNLEKLNIRGLCSQSNINIRSTKLKVLKIEGWFTHLNLHAPYLTSVWIRLELSSDTDGASTTRCNFNLSPFIASLSDVETIRFHGHILECVEREFLILKQPKLFNRLTEISLEINLGDLKEANFALYLFQHAPNLRFFKLKLISRNSMVPRVHFWESIDRDVCLFQNVEVVGLFDFTGSFAEFGFLKLLLEDAPVLRKVGIIDKGLDRTVLKNLLKLRRASKDAEILILEACFPH